A single Nostoc sp. PCC 7107 DNA region contains:
- a CDS encoding PAS domain S-box protein, with translation MKSRKQSIQKSNIKNCNKNASTYTKTVSQPVEQQLKQLQNKLLLLIQHNLLPIIEWNTAFEITEWNAAAEKLFGYSKSEALGCNLTELIVPESERLQVSNMMKLLLQDSLVANNTSINRNITKNQIMILCEWSNTRIVDLNGQVISIVSTIQDVTHIKSFTTALRENEKIYQSVLDAITDMVLVKGAKSRIIWANKAFRDYYGMTEAQLQDLIDAPFNEPKNTLQYIKDDAYVFETGKTLEIQESVTKYDGEVRLFNTIKSAIRNEQNAVVMTVGVSRDESDRQKAEKEKAKLLAILEAAPDFISTADLTGKVLYFNQAARRMLGLSETESFQGRNLSQNHPQWTNEIIMNQGIPESIRCGNWVGETALLGADGQEIPLSQLIIAHKSPDGKIEYLSTVARDISELKAAEEALQQKARDLEQTLKELQHTQAHLIQSEKMSSIGQLVAGVAHEINNPTSFIYSNIQPANEYINNLMDLIELYQQNYPHPTKVIQDHIKAIDLEFLIADLPRLLSSMKIGAERITQIVLSLRNFSRMDEAECKAVDIHSGIDSTLVILAHRLKAQHNRPAIALIKEYGNLPLVECYPGQLNQVFMNILVNALDALEERDQQRSLEEIQQTPSTIQIQTFLSDKQHVIIRFIDNGLGIPENLLKRLFDPFFTTKPVGVGTGLGLSISYQIVVEKHHGKLTCLSTPGQGTEFQIEIPL, from the coding sequence ATGAAATCCCGAAAGCAAAGTATTCAAAAAAGTAATATTAAGAATTGTAATAAAAATGCTAGTACCTATACTAAAACTGTATCTCAACCAGTAGAACAACAGTTAAAACAGCTACAAAACAAACTGTTGTTATTAATACAACACAATCTTTTACCGATAATTGAGTGGAATACAGCCTTTGAGATCACAGAATGGAATGCTGCTGCTGAAAAATTGTTTGGATACAGCAAAAGTGAAGCTCTTGGTTGCAATCTCACAGAATTAATTGTCCCAGAAAGTGAAAGGCTACAGGTTAGCAACATGATGAAGTTATTACTACAAGATTCATTAGTGGCTAACAATACTAGTATCAATAGAAATATTACAAAAAATCAAATAATGATTCTTTGTGAGTGGTCTAACACTCGTATAGTTGATTTAAATGGTCAGGTAATTAGTATTGTTTCAACGATACAAGATGTAACGCACATCAAAAGTTTTACAACAGCCCTACGGGAAAACGAAAAAATTTATCAGTCAGTCTTAGATGCTATCACAGATATGGTGTTAGTAAAGGGAGCTAAATCGCGCATTATTTGGGCAAACAAAGCCTTCCGTGATTATTACGGAATGACAGAAGCACAACTGCAAGATTTGATTGATGCTCCTTTTAATGAACCAAAAAATACCCTCCAGTATATTAAAGATGATGCTTATGTATTTGAAACTGGAAAAACTCTAGAAATTCAAGAATCAGTGACAAAGTATGATGGGGAAGTACGCTTATTTAACACCATCAAATCTGCTATCCGTAACGAACAAAATGCAGTGGTGATGACAGTAGGCGTATCTCGTGATGAAAGCGATCGCCAAAAAGCAGAAAAAGAAAAAGCCAAGTTATTAGCAATTCTCGAAGCCGCACCAGATTTTATCAGCACTGCTGATTTAACTGGAAAAGTTCTCTACTTTAATCAAGCTGCTCGCAGAATGTTAGGACTATCAGAAACAGAGTCATTTCAAGGCAGAAATTTGTCCCAAAATCACCCCCAATGGACAAATGAAATCATCATGAATCAGGGAATACCAGAATCAATTCGCTGTGGTAATTGGGTAGGAGAAACAGCATTGTTGGGAGCAGATGGTCAGGAAATTCCTCTTTCTCAATTAATCATTGCTCACAAATCACCTGATGGAAAAATTGAATATTTATCAACAGTTGCTAGAGATATTAGTGAATTAAAAGCTGCGGAAGAAGCTCTACAACAAAAAGCGCGAGATTTAGAGCAAACTCTCAAAGAACTCCAACACACCCAAGCACATCTGATCCAAAGCGAAAAAATGTCATCTATTGGTCAATTAGTTGCAGGAGTTGCTCACGAAATCAATAATCCTACAAGTTTTATTTACAGTAATATTCAACCTGCTAACGAATACATCAACAATTTAATGGATTTAATTGAGCTTTATCAACAAAATTATCCTCATCCGACAAAAGTTATTCAAGACCACATCAAAGCTATAGACCTCGAATTTTTAATAGCAGATTTACCTCGCTTACTATCATCAATGAAAATCGGCGCAGAACGAATTACACAAATTGTTCTTTCCTTACGCAATTTTTCGCGGATGGATGAAGCAGAGTGTAAAGCTGTAGATATTCATTCTGGCATTGATAGCACTTTAGTTATTTTGGCACATCGCCTCAAGGCGCAACATAACCGCCCGGCGATCGCACTCATTAAAGAATATGGCAATTTACCTCTAGTAGAATGCTATCCAGGACAATTGAACCAAGTTTTTATGAACATTTTGGTAAATGCTTTAGATGCTTTAGAAGAACGAGATCAACAACGTTCTCTTGAAGAAATACAACAAACACCAAGTACTATCCAAATTCAAACTTTTTTATCAGATAAACAACACGTTATAATTCGATTTATTGATAATGGGCTAGGTATACCAGAGAATTTACTCAAACGTTTGTTTGATCCTTTCTTTACAACTAAGCCAGTAGGTGTAGGTACAGGACTAGGTTTATCAATTAGCTATCAAATTGTCGTAGAAAAACATCATGGGAAACTTACTTGTCTATCAACACCAGGACAAGGAACTGAATTTCAAATTGAGATTCCTCTCTAG
- the priA gene encoding primosomal protein N': MYINDLNLQNLVVAEPGESYQAQNLGNRYIEVLVDCPGATDTEAKLYVYRIAPNLEIRPGDILSVPFGAQQLGAIAIRILAEPPSNIPSENIKDVEDIIQKDFFRDSYWSLLELVSKYYYTSLIQVIRVALPPGLLGRSQHRIRLKRESIPNGAEEFLRLSAARQILEILQSQPDGDYSYRFLKRQVKSKAQFYIGKKQLIDRGWAETYVELPKYSRPQTKLVVTLVSDGLHVALNKRQREILKVLRDCDGELWLNEFLQICKTTTSTLRGLEQKGCVVIEEREVLRAEQSPTLTQDQAKTLNAAQANALATINSINGFAQVLLHGITGSGKTEVYLQAIAPLLHQGKSALVLVPEIGLTPQLTDRFRARFGNKVAVYHSALSEGERYDTWRQMLTGEPQVVIGTRSAIFAPLPKLGLIILDEEHDSSFKQDSPIPTYHARTVAQWRAELENCPLVLGSATPSLESWVSVSGSRGAGGPGGRGAKEEYLTPHSQLPTYYLSLPERINSRPLPPVEVVDMRLELQQGNRSIFSRSLQEALGQLQEKKQQGILFIHRRGYSTFVSCRNCGYVLECPHCDVSLAYHHTEEGAPQLLRCHYCNYGRSHPQFCPDCSSPYLKFFGSGTQRVTQELAKQFPQLRFIRFDSDTTRNKGAHRTLLTQFANGEADLLVGTQMLTKGLDLPQVTLVGVVAADGLLHLSDYRASERAFQTLTQVAGRAGRGDDPGRVIVQTYTPEHQVIEAVRTHDYQSFCQAELEQRQDLDYPPYGRLILLRLSSLDPIQVQNTAQIIATHLGSNAGFEILGPAPASVMRVANRYRWQILLKFSPDELPQLPNWEEIRDLCCDRVSLTIDVDPVNIL; this comes from the coding sequence ATGTATATTAATGACTTAAATTTACAAAATTTAGTAGTTGCCGAGCCAGGAGAATCGTACCAAGCTCAAAATTTGGGTAATCGCTACATTGAAGTTTTGGTAGACTGTCCAGGTGCTACAGATACAGAAGCAAAGCTATACGTATATCGAATAGCACCTAATTTAGAGATTAGACCAGGAGATATTTTAAGCGTGCCATTTGGCGCACAACAATTAGGAGCGATCGCCATTCGGATTTTGGCAGAACCTCCAAGTAATATACCGTCTGAAAACATCAAAGATGTAGAAGATATCATCCAAAAAGATTTTTTTCGAGATAGCTATTGGAGCTTACTAGAACTAGTTTCAAAATATTACTATACATCTTTAATACAAGTAATACGGGTTGCTTTACCGCCTGGGTTGTTAGGGCGATCGCAACACCGCATTCGTCTTAAAAGAGAGAGCATTCCCAATGGTGCGGAAGAATTTCTGCGTTTATCAGCAGCGCGACAAATATTAGAGATTCTCCAATCTCAACCGGATGGAGACTATAGTTACAGATTTCTCAAACGCCAAGTCAAAAGTAAAGCTCAGTTTTATATAGGGAAAAAACAGTTAATTGATCGTGGTTGGGCAGAAACCTATGTAGAATTACCGAAATATTCTCGGCCACAAACAAAGCTTGTAGTCACATTAGTCTCTGATGGTTTGCACGTAGCCTTAAACAAGCGTCAACGGGAAATATTGAAAGTTCTACGTGATTGTGATGGCGAGTTGTGGCTCAATGAGTTTTTACAGATATGTAAGACAACTACCTCAACCCTCAGAGGGTTGGAACAGAAAGGTTGTGTTGTCATAGAAGAACGGGAAGTTTTGCGGGCAGAACAAAGTCCGACATTAACCCAAGATCAGGCAAAAACCTTAAATGCTGCCCAAGCTAACGCCTTAGCAACTATCAATAGTATCAATGGATTTGCTCAAGTCTTGTTACATGGAATCACAGGTTCCGGCAAAACAGAAGTATATTTACAAGCGATCGCCCCCCTACTGCATCAAGGCAAATCAGCCTTAGTCTTAGTCCCAGAAATTGGACTCACACCCCAACTCACCGATAGGTTTCGCGCCCGCTTTGGTAACAAAGTCGCCGTATATCACAGCGCCCTTTCCGAAGGCGAACGTTACGACACCTGGCGACAAATGCTCACAGGTGAACCGCAAGTTGTGATTGGGACGCGTAGTGCAATTTTCGCCCCCTTACCCAAACTTGGTCTAATTATCTTAGACGAAGAACACGACAGCAGTTTTAAACAAGATTCTCCCATCCCCACCTACCACGCCCGCACTGTCGCCCAATGGCGGGCTGAGTTAGAAAATTGTCCCTTAGTTTTAGGTTCGGCAACTCCATCGTTAGAAAGTTGGGTGAGTGTTTCGGGGAGCAGGGGAGCAGGGGGGCCGGGGGGCCGGGGAGCAAAGGAAGAATATCTTACTCCCCACTCCCAACTCCCCACTTACTACCTATCACTACCAGAACGCATTAACTCCCGCCCATTACCACCAGTTGAGGTGGTAGATATGCGGCTGGAATTGCAGCAGGGAAATCGCTCAATATTTAGTCGCAGTTTGCAAGAAGCATTAGGACAACTGCAAGAAAAAAAACAACAGGGAATTTTATTTATTCACCGCCGGGGATATAGTACCTTTGTTTCTTGCCGCAATTGTGGGTATGTTTTGGAGTGTCCCCATTGTGATGTGTCGTTAGCTTATCACCATACAGAAGAGGGAGCGCCCCAATTATTGCGGTGTCATTATTGTAATTATGGGCGATCGCATCCTCAATTCTGCCCTGATTGTAGTTCGCCTTATTTAAAGTTCTTTGGTAGTGGAACGCAACGCGTCACCCAAGAATTAGCTAAACAGTTTCCCCAATTGCGTTTCATCCGGTTTGATAGTGATACCACCCGCAATAAAGGCGCACACCGTACCCTACTAACTCAGTTTGCTAACGGTGAAGCAGATTTATTAGTCGGGACGCAAATGCTTACCAAAGGTTTAGACTTACCCCAAGTCACACTAGTGGGAGTTGTCGCCGCTGATGGACTGCTGCATTTATCAGACTATCGCGCCAGCGAACGAGCATTTCAAACCCTCACCCAAGTAGCCGGACGCGCCGGGAGAGGCGATGATCCTGGGAGAGTGATAGTGCAAACTTACACCCCAGAACATCAGGTAATTGAAGCAGTTCGCACCCACGATTATCAATCTTTTTGCCAAGCTGAATTAGAACAACGCCAAGACCTTGATTATCCTCCTTACGGCAGGTTAATTTTATTGCGTCTCAGCAGCCTTGACCCTATACAAGTGCAGAATACTGCCCAAATCATTGCTACACACTTGGGTAGCAACGCAGGATTTGAAATCCTTGGCCCAGCACCAGCAAGTGTAATGCGGGTAGCGAACCGTTACCGTTGGCAAATCTTGTTGAAATTTAGTCCAGATGAATTACCTCAGTTACCCAATTGGGAAGAAATTAGAGACTTATGTTGCGATCGCGTTAGCTTGACTATAGATGTTGACCCAGTGAATATATTATGA
- a CDS encoding RpoD/SigA family RNA polymerase sigma factor, whose product MYQTKQPSLKETMNIAELGTMEILETAVETEEQLLESLEILVEEEPPIPENLDSEERDGDEMAAARPSGYNKTEHDDAVGAFFKEMARYPLLKADEEVELARRVRFLEEVREIQAALQEQLGQQPTKVQVAAQLDLTEKQLESRLYQGRVAKRKMIRSNLRLVVSIAKRYLNRGVPFLDLIQEGAMGLNRATEKFDPDKGYKFSTYAYWWIRQAITRAIANDARTIRLPIHIVEKLNKLKKAQRELKQKLGHNPSEAEMAAFLEMTVQQLRQLQQLRRQALSLNHRVGKEEDTELMDLLEDEDNLSPEAKMNENMMRQEIWEVLGDVLTPREKDVISLRYGLTTSEPCTLEEVGNMFNLSRERVRQIQSKAMRKLRRPHIAKRLKGWLI is encoded by the coding sequence ATGTACCAAACAAAGCAACCATCCCTAAAGGAAACTATGAATATTGCTGAATTGGGAACAATGGAAATACTAGAAACCGCTGTCGAGACAGAAGAGCAACTACTCGAAAGTTTAGAAATATTGGTAGAAGAAGAACCCCCAATTCCAGAAAATCTCGACTCAGAGGAACGTGATGGGGATGAGATGGCGGCAGCTCGACCTTCAGGATATAACAAAACCGAACATGATGATGCGGTAGGTGCATTTTTTAAAGAAATGGCACGTTATCCGTTGCTGAAAGCAGATGAAGAAGTAGAATTAGCGCGGCGAGTTCGATTTTTAGAAGAAGTCAGAGAAATTCAAGCCGCTTTACAAGAACAACTAGGGCAACAACCAACTAAAGTACAAGTAGCGGCTCAATTAGATTTAACAGAAAAGCAATTAGAAAGCCGCTTGTATCAAGGTCGAGTAGCGAAACGCAAAATGATTCGCTCGAATCTGAGACTAGTTGTATCAATTGCCAAGCGATATTTAAATCGCGGAGTGCCTTTTCTAGATTTAATTCAAGAAGGGGCGATGGGTTTAAATCGTGCGACAGAAAAATTTGACCCCGATAAAGGCTACAAGTTCTCCACTTATGCTTATTGGTGGATTAGACAAGCAATTACCAGAGCGATCGCTAATGATGCTCGCACAATTCGCCTACCAATTCATATTGTTGAAAAACTTAACAAACTCAAAAAAGCTCAACGCGAACTTAAACAAAAACTTGGTCACAACCCCTCAGAAGCAGAAATGGCCGCTTTTTTGGAAATGACCGTTCAACAATTACGCCAACTACAACAACTACGCCGCCAAGCACTTTCCCTCAACCACCGTGTCGGTAAAGAAGAAGACACCGAATTGATGGACTTATTAGAAGACGAGGACAACCTCTCTCCCGAAGCCAAAATGAATGAAAACATGATGCGCCAGGAGATTTGGGAAGTCTTAGGTGATGTGCTAACTCCTAGAGAGAAAGACGTAATATCTTTACGCTATGGACTTACAACCAGTGAACCATGCACTCTAGAAGAAGTTGGCAATATGTTTAATTTATCGCGTGAACGAGTGCGCCAAATTCAAAGCAAAGCTATGCGAAAATTACGCCGTCCGCACATTGCTAAACGCTTGAAGGGTTGGCTGATTTAA
- a CDS encoding NAD(P)/FAD-dependent oxidoreductase, translating to MVKKVAIVGAGPSGVLLAHYLLRRQERYQIDIFDFRSDPETIPFSKSRTFSIVLSQRGINALRQIEGLQEAVKAVSLETNGAVLHQKNGKTRVFSRKYSQLSLDRTSLVIKLLEQLTIKGGNQVNLHFNHQCTQVDFAAKQVKFKKLDSEVEITVDYDLLIGADGARSVIRESFLTTDNFQCEENYVVNDYKSIFLPPLDPKLLINWQQGKVHSWRLDNGTTVLLVYQMDSSWSGVILFPHKDKTIPELATKQKVLSYFNQNFPEIGQILPESEAEEFANRSVSRVLTVRCNRYHQGDSVLLIGDAAHGVSPSLGQGCNAALEDATIFNQILDEYSDNLAVAVEQFTLKRQADGIAVVELSDYALPVSKKLFFELLFRNSLSKYLSPILPKFFLPSLFELVAEGKLSYSEIFNLYQNWIAKVKKSNQKILSKQN from the coding sequence ATGGTGAAAAAAGTAGCGATCGTTGGTGCTGGCCCTAGCGGAGTTCTACTCGCTCACTACTTGCTACGCCGTCAGGAAAGATATCAAATCGATATTTTTGATTTTCGCAGTGATCCGGAAACTATTCCATTTTCCAAGTCTCGCACCTTTTCTATTGTCCTTAGTCAACGGGGAATAAATGCTTTACGGCAAATTGAAGGACTACAGGAGGCAGTTAAAGCCGTCAGTTTAGAAACCAACGGCGCAGTGCTGCACCAAAAGAATGGTAAAACACGGGTATTTAGTAGAAAATACTCACAATTGAGCCTTGACCGCACCAGCTTGGTAATTAAATTATTAGAACAGTTGACTATTAAAGGCGGTAATCAAGTCAATCTTCACTTCAACCATCAATGTACACAAGTAGATTTTGCCGCCAAGCAAGTAAAGTTTAAAAAACTTGATTCTGAAGTAGAAATCACCGTTGATTATGACTTATTAATAGGTGCAGATGGCGCACGTTCAGTAATTAGAGAAAGTTTTCTCACCACAGATAACTTTCAGTGTGAAGAAAATTATGTTGTGAACGACTACAAATCTATTTTTCTACCACCCTTAGACCCAAAATTACTCATCAATTGGCAACAAGGTAAAGTCCACTCTTGGCGGTTAGATAACGGTACAACCGTTTTATTGGTGTATCAGATGGACAGTAGCTGGAGTGGTGTTATCCTCTTTCCTCACAAGGATAAAACAATTCCTGAACTAGCTACCAAACAAAAAGTATTAAGCTATTTTAACCAAAATTTCCCAGAAATTGGGCAGATACTCCCAGAATCAGAAGCCGAAGAATTTGCTAATCGGTCTGTATCCAGAGTGCTGACAGTGCGTTGTAACCGCTACCATCAAGGCGATAGTGTACTGTTGATTGGAGATGCGGCACATGGAGTATCCCCCTCTCTCGGTCAAGGTTGTAACGCAGCATTAGAAGACGCAACTATTTTTAATCAAATTTTGGATGAATATTCGGATAATTTAGCCGTTGCTGTGGAACAGTTTACGCTTAAACGTCAAGCAGATGGCATTGCAGTAGTGGAATTAAGTGATTATGCTCTTCCTGTCTCGAAAAAGTTATTTTTTGAGTTATTATTCAGAAATAGCCTGAGTAAATATTTATCTCCCATCTTACCTAAATTTTTCTTACCTTCATTATTTGAACTTGTCGCTGAAGGCAAACTTTCTTACTCAGAAATTTTCAATTTATATCAAAATTGGATAGCCAAAGTTAAAAAATCAAATCAAAAGATTTTATCAAAACAGAATTAA
- the serS gene encoding serine--tRNA ligase yields MLDIKQIRENPQLVQERLNSRSGNYDIQPILELDKQQRELEANRSQLQARSNEIGKLVGQKMKSGVNPQDPEIQVLRDEGNSIKAQLSELEPKEKELKAEITQMILALPNLPSDSTPVGKGEEENVELRRWGDEYLPQNPNILPHWEIGEKLGILNFERAVKVAQSRFVNLIGAGAALERALINFMLKTQTAAGYVEVSPPLLVNTDSLTGTGQLPKFAEESFKCADDELWLIPTAEVPVTNLYRGEILAAEDLPIYHCAYTPCFRREAGSYGRDMRGLIRLHQFNKVELVKVVNPSTSFDELEKLVGNAEAILQALKLPYRVINLCSGDLGFGATKTYDLEVWLPSSGKYREISSCSNCFDFQARRADIRFKEAGKKGTQFVHTLNGSGLAVGRTMAAILENYQQPDGTILIPEVLQPFLGREVL; encoded by the coding sequence GTGCTGGATATCAAGCAAATACGGGAAAATCCGCAATTAGTTCAAGAACGGTTGAATAGCCGCAGTGGTAATTATGACATTCAACCGATATTAGAGTTAGACAAGCAACAACGAGAATTGGAGGCGAATCGCAGTCAACTCCAAGCTCGGAGTAACGAAATTGGTAAACTTGTTGGGCAGAAGATGAAATCTGGTGTTAATCCCCAAGACCCAGAAATTCAAGTTTTGCGTGATGAAGGTAATTCCATTAAAGCTCAATTGAGTGAACTGGAACCAAAAGAAAAAGAACTGAAGGCTGAAATTACCCAGATGATTCTGGCTTTGCCCAATTTACCCAGTGACTCCACACCTGTAGGTAAAGGTGAGGAAGAAAACGTAGAGTTGAGGCGTTGGGGTGATGAGTACTTACCTCAGAACCCAAACATTCTGCCGCACTGGGAAATTGGCGAAAAACTGGGTATTCTCAATTTTGAGCGTGCTGTTAAAGTTGCCCAAAGTCGCTTTGTCAACTTAATCGGGGCTGGCGCAGCGTTAGAAAGAGCATTAATTAATTTTATGCTGAAAACGCAAACCGCAGCAGGCTATGTAGAAGTTAGTCCACCCTTATTAGTAAATACTGATTCTTTAACAGGAACAGGTCAATTACCCAAGTTTGCTGAAGAAAGTTTTAAGTGTGCTGATGATGAATTGTGGTTGATTCCTACAGCCGAAGTTCCTGTTACCAATCTTTACCGTGGGGAAATTTTAGCTGCGGAAGATTTACCTATTTACCACTGTGCTTATACTCCTTGTTTCCGGCGAGAAGCTGGCAGTTATGGGCGAGATATGCGCGGTTTAATCCGTCTGCATCAATTTAATAAAGTTGAATTGGTGAAAGTTGTAAATCCCAGCACTTCCTTTGATGAATTAGAAAAATTGGTAGGGAATGCCGAAGCAATTTTACAGGCTTTAAAATTGCCTTATCGGGTGATTAATCTCTGTAGTGGTGATTTAGGTTTTGGGGCAACTAAAACCTATGATTTAGAAGTATGGCTACCATCTTCTGGCAAGTATCGAGAAATTTCTAGTTGTTCTAATTGTTTTGATTTTCAAGCGCGACGGGCTGATATTCGCTTTAAGGAAGCGGGTAAAAAAGGCACACAGTTTGTCCATACCCTCAACGGTTCCGGGTTGGCTGTGGGAAGAACAATGGCGGCAATTTTGGAAAATTATCAACAACCAGATGGGACTATTTTGATACCGGAGGTTTTACAACCTTTCTTAGGACGTGAGGTGTTGTAA
- a CDS encoding Glu/Leu/Phe/Val dehydrogenase, whose product MIATPTMPLEAATPAHICPFDQACSYLEAAAKELRLDQGVLEILSHPRRVVTVSIPIKLDNGEIRVLAGHRVQHSDILGPYKGGIRYHPAVTLREVSALAMLMTWKCALLGIPYGGAKGGIAIAPENYSVGELERITRRYTSELIKDIGPSLDIPAPDMGTSAREMAWMMDTYSVNVGHAVPGVVTGKPLSVGGSLGREKATGRGTMIIVREALAEQGRTLAGIRVVIQGFGNVGGAAAELLYAAGAKVIAVSTATGGVYAADGLDIPALKAYAAENHHNLLNFPHTRAISNAELLTLPCDVLIPAALENQITAENVDQVQAQMIAEAANGPVTLEANRVLEARGVTVLPDILANAGGVVVSYLEWVQGLSYLFWDEERVNREMEHLMVQAYRQVIQQSQMRQVPLRLAAYTLGVGRVAQALSDRGLYP is encoded by the coding sequence ATGATTGCAACACCAACAATGCCGCTGGAAGCCGCTACCCCAGCGCATATATGCCCTTTTGATCAAGCTTGTAGCTACTTAGAAGCTGCGGCTAAAGAATTAAGATTAGACCAAGGTGTATTGGAAATTCTCAGCCACCCGCGCAGAGTGGTGACAGTTTCCATTCCCATAAAACTAGATAATGGTGAAATACGGGTATTAGCCGGACATCGAGTACAACACTCGGATATTTTAGGCCCCTACAAAGGCGGAATTCGCTATCATCCGGCGGTCACACTGCGGGAAGTTTCCGCACTGGCAATGTTGATGACTTGGAAATGTGCGTTGTTGGGTATTCCTTATGGTGGTGCAAAGGGAGGAATTGCGATCGCCCCCGAAAATTATAGTGTAGGAGAATTAGAACGCATTACCCGTCGTTACACCAGCGAATTAATTAAAGATATCGGCCCTTCCCTAGATATACCTGCGCCAGATATGGGTACTTCTGCCCGTGAAATGGCTTGGATGATGGACACTTATTCAGTGAATGTTGGTCATGCTGTACCAGGGGTTGTGACGGGTAAGCCGCTTTCCGTTGGTGGTTCTCTCGGTAGGGAAAAGGCCACCGGACGCGGGACGATGATTATTGTGCGGGAAGCTTTAGCCGAACAAGGCAGAACTTTAGCAGGAATCCGAGTTGTTATTCAAGGTTTTGGGAATGTTGGTGGTGCAGCAGCGGAATTACTATACGCAGCAGGAGCGAAAGTGATAGCTGTTTCCACCGCCACTGGTGGGGTATATGCTGCTGATGGGTTGGATATTCCCGCATTAAAAGCTTACGCCGCTGAAAATCATCACAATCTGCTTAATTTTCCCCACACTAGAGCAATTAGTAATGCCGAATTACTGACTTTGCCTTGTGATGTCTTGATTCCGGCTGCTTTAGAAAACCAAATTACAGCAGAGAATGTCGATCAAGTACAGGCGCAAATGATCGCCGAAGCCGCTAACGGCCCTGTAACTCTAGAAGCCAACCGAGTCTTAGAAGCGCGGGGTGTGACTGTGCTACCAGATATTTTGGCAAATGCTGGGGGTGTGGTGGTGAGTTATCTCGAATGGGTGCAAGGTTTATCTTACCTATTCTGGGATGAAGAACGAGTCAACCGCGAAATGGAACATTTGATGGTGCAAGCTTACCGTCAAGTTATTCAGCAGTCTCAAATGCGACAAGTTCCCCTACGATTAGCAGCTTATACCTTGGGTGTAGGTCGTGTAGCACAGGCATTAAGCGATCGCGGTCTTTATCCTTGA
- a CDS encoding GNAT family N-acetyltransferase produces the protein MTDLILRFAEPADSNVLFQLIKQLAEYEKLSHAVTGNVAALQEHLFGSQKYIEAILAEYQGQAVGFALFFHNYSTFLTKPGIYLEDLFVLPEYRRQGIGKALLTKLAQIAVEHNCGRLEWSVLDWNEPAQAFYRSMGATILDDWRICRVTAENLTNLAAK, from the coding sequence ATGACCGATTTAATTTTGCGGTTTGCTGAACCTGCTGATAGCAACGTACTATTTCAATTAATCAAACAGTTGGCGGAGTATGAGAAATTATCTCATGCTGTTACAGGGAATGTTGCAGCACTCCAAGAGCATCTATTTGGTTCGCAAAAATATATCGAGGCCATCTTGGCAGAATATCAAGGCCAGGCTGTCGGTTTTGCCTTGTTCTTTCACAACTATTCTACCTTTCTTACCAAGCCCGGAATTTATCTCGAAGATTTATTTGTTTTACCAGAGTATCGCCGCCAAGGTATTGGTAAAGCACTTTTAACTAAACTAGCGCAAATTGCCGTCGAGCATAATTGTGGGCGCTTAGAGTGGAGTGTCTTAGATTGGAATGAGCCTGCACAAGCATTCTACCGCAGTATGGGAGCCACCATTTTAGATGATTGGCGAATTTGTCGCGTCACAGCAGAAAACCTGACAAATTTAGCAGCGAAGTAG